A window of Theropithecus gelada isolate Dixy chromosome 14, Tgel_1.0, whole genome shotgun sequence contains these coding sequences:
- the FOSL1 gene encoding fos-related antigen 1 isoform X2, producing the protein MFRDFGEPGPSSGNGGGYGGPAQHPATAQAAQQKFHLVPSINTMSGSQELQWMVQPHFLGPSSYPRPLTYPQYSPPQPRPGVIRALGPPPGVRRRPCEQETDKLEDEKSGLQREIEELQKQKERLELVLEAHRPICKIPEGAKEGDTGSTSGTSSPPAPCRPVPCISLSPGPVLEPEALHTPTLMTTPSLTPFTPSLVFTYPSTPEPCASAHRKSSSSSGDPSSDPLGSPTLLAL; encoded by the exons ATGTTCCGAGACTTCGGGGAACCAGGCCCGAGCTCCGGGAACGGCGGCGGGTATGGCGGCCCCGCGCAGCACCCGGCCACAGCGCAGGCAGCCCAGCAG AAGTTCCACCTCGTGCCAAGCATCAACACCATGAGTGGCAGTCAGGAGCTGCAGTGGATGGTACAGCCTCATTTCCTGGGGCCCAGCAGTTACCCCAGGCCTCTGACCTACCCTCAGTACAGCCCCCCACAACCCCGGCCAGGAGTCATTCGGGCCCTGGGGCCGCCTCCAGGGGTGCGTCGAAGACCTTGTGAACAG GAGACTGACAAACTGGAAGATGAGAAATCCGGGCTGCAGCGAGAGATTGAGGAACTGCAGAAGCAGAAGGAGCGCCTGGAGCTGGTGCTGGAAGCCCACCGACCCATCTGCAAAATCCCCGAAGGAGCCAAGGAGGGGGACACAGGCAGTACCAGTGGCACGAGCAGCCCGCCAGCCCCCTGCCGCCCTGTACCTTGTATCTCCCTTTCCCCAGGGCCTGTGCTTGAACCTGAGGCACTGCACACCCCCACGCTCATGACCACACCCTCCCTAACTCCTTTCACCCCCAGCCTAGTCTTCACCTACCCCAGCACTCCTGAGCCCTGTGCCTCAGCTCATCGCAAGAGTAGCAGCAGCAGCGGAGACCCATCCTCTGACCCCCTTGGCTCTCCAACCCTCCTTGCTTTGTGA
- the FOSL1 gene encoding fos-related antigen 1 isoform X4: MFRDFGEPGPSSGNGGGYGGPAQHPATAQAAQQETDKLEDEKSGLQREIEELQKQKERLELVLEAHRPICKIPEGAKEGDTGSTSGTSSPPAPCRPVPCISLSPGPVLEPEALHTPTLMTTPSLTPFTPSLVFTYPSTPEPCASAHRKSSSSSGDPSSDPLGSPTLLAL, from the exons ATGTTCCGAGACTTCGGGGAACCAGGCCCGAGCTCCGGGAACGGCGGCGGGTATGGCGGCCCCGCGCAGCACCCGGCCACAGCGCAGGCAGCCCAGCAG GAGACTGACAAACTGGAAGATGAGAAATCCGGGCTGCAGCGAGAGATTGAGGAACTGCAGAAGCAGAAGGAGCGCCTGGAGCTGGTGCTGGAAGCCCACCGACCCATCTGCAAAATCCCCGAAGGAGCCAAGGAGGGGGACACAGGCAGTACCAGTGGCACGAGCAGCCCGCCAGCCCCCTGCCGCCCTGTACCTTGTATCTCCCTTTCCCCAGGGCCTGTGCTTGAACCTGAGGCACTGCACACCCCCACGCTCATGACCACACCCTCCCTAACTCCTTTCACCCCCAGCCTAGTCTTCACCTACCCCAGCACTCCTGAGCCCTGTGCCTCAGCTCATCGCAAGAGTAGCAGCAGCAGCGGAGACCCATCCTCTGACCCCCTTGGCTCTCCAACCCTCCTTGCTTTGTGA
- the CCDC85B gene encoding coiled-coil domain-containing protein 85B yields the protein MEAEAGGLEELTDEEMAALGKEELVRRLRREEAARLAALVQRGRLMQEVNRQLQGHLGEIRELKQLNRRLQAENRELRDLCCFLDSERQRGRRAARQWQLFGTQASRAVREDLGGCWQKLAELEGRQEELLRENLALKELCLALGEEWGPRGGPGGSGGSGAGPAPELALPPCGPRDLGDGSSSTGSVGSPDQLPLACSPDD from the coding sequence atggaggccgaggcaggcggccTGGAGGAGCTGACGGACGAGGAGATGGCGGCGCTGGGCAAGGAAGAGCTAGTGCGGCGCCTGCGGAGGGAGGAGGCGGCGCGCCTGGCGGCACTGGTGCAGCGTGGCCGCCTCATGCAGGAGGTGAATCGGCAGCTGCAGGGCCACCTGGGCGAGATCCGCGAACTCAAGCAGCTCAACCGGCGTCTGCAGGCAGAAAACCGTGAGCTGCGCGACCTCTGCTGCTTCCTGGACTCGGAGCGCCAACGCGGGCGGCGCGCCGCGCGCCAGTGGCAGCTCTTCGGGACCCAAGCATCCCGGGCAGTGCGCGAGGACCTGGGCGGCTGTTGGCAGAAGCTGGCCGAGCTGGAGGGCCGCCAGGAGGAGCTGCTGCGGGAGAACCTGGCGCTTAAGGAGCTCTGCCTGGCGCTGGGCGAAGAATGGGGCCCCCGCGGCGGCCCCGGTGGCTCGGGGGGCTCAGGCGCCGGGCCAGCACCCGAGCTTGCTCTGCCCCCGTGTGGGCCCCGCGACTTAGGCGATGGAAGCTCCAGCACCGGCAGCGTGGGCAGTCCGGATCAGTTGCCCCTGGCCTGTTCCCCCGATGACTGA
- the FOSL1 gene encoding fos-related antigen 1 isoform X3, whose product MFRDFGEPGPSSGNGGGYGGPAQHPATAQAAQQISPEEEERRRVRRERNKLAAAKCRNRRKELTDFLQAETDKLEDEKSGLQREIEELQKQKERLELVLEAHRPICKIPEGAKEGDTGSTSGTSSPPAPCRPVPCISLSPGPVLEPEALHTPTLMTTPSLTPFTPSLVFTYPSTPEPCASAHRKSSSSSGDPSSDPLGSPTLLAL is encoded by the exons ATGTTCCGAGACTTCGGGGAACCAGGCCCGAGCTCCGGGAACGGCGGCGGGTATGGCGGCCCCGCGCAGCACCCGGCCACAGCGCAGGCAGCCCAGCAG ATCAGCCCTGAGGAAGAGGAGCGCCGACGAGTAAGGCGCGAGCGGAACAAGCTGGCTGCGGCCAAGTGCAGGAACCGGAGGAAGGAACTGACCGACTTCCTGCAGGCG GAGACTGACAAACTGGAAGATGAGAAATCCGGGCTGCAGCGAGAGATTGAGGAACTGCAGAAGCAGAAGGAGCGCCTGGAGCTGGTGCTGGAAGCCCACCGACCCATCTGCAAAATCCCCGAAGGAGCCAAGGAGGGGGACACAGGCAGTACCAGTGGCACGAGCAGCCCGCCAGCCCCCTGCCGCCCTGTACCTTGTATCTCCCTTTCCCCAGGGCCTGTGCTTGAACCTGAGGCACTGCACACCCCCACGCTCATGACCACACCCTCCCTAACTCCTTTCACCCCCAGCCTAGTCTTCACCTACCCCAGCACTCCTGAGCCCTGTGCCTCAGCTCATCGCAAGAGTAGCAGCAGCAGCGGAGACCCATCCTCTGACCCCCTTGGCTCTCCAACCCTCCTTGCTTTGTGA
- the FOSL1 gene encoding fos-related antigen 1 isoform X1, whose protein sequence is MFRDFGEPGPSSGNGGGYGGPAQHPATAQAAQQKFHLVPSINTMSGSQELQWMVQPHFLGPSSYPRPLTYPQYSPPQPRPGVIRALGPPPGVRRRPCEQISPEEEERRRVRRERNKLAAAKCRNRRKELTDFLQAETDKLEDEKSGLQREIEELQKQKERLELVLEAHRPICKIPEGAKEGDTGSTSGTSSPPAPCRPVPCISLSPGPVLEPEALHTPTLMTTPSLTPFTPSLVFTYPSTPEPCASAHRKSSSSSGDPSSDPLGSPTLLAL, encoded by the exons ATGTTCCGAGACTTCGGGGAACCAGGCCCGAGCTCCGGGAACGGCGGCGGGTATGGCGGCCCCGCGCAGCACCCGGCCACAGCGCAGGCAGCCCAGCAG AAGTTCCACCTCGTGCCAAGCATCAACACCATGAGTGGCAGTCAGGAGCTGCAGTGGATGGTACAGCCTCATTTCCTGGGGCCCAGCAGTTACCCCAGGCCTCTGACCTACCCTCAGTACAGCCCCCCACAACCCCGGCCAGGAGTCATTCGGGCCCTGGGGCCGCCTCCAGGGGTGCGTCGAAGACCTTGTGAACAG ATCAGCCCTGAGGAAGAGGAGCGCCGACGAGTAAGGCGCGAGCGGAACAAGCTGGCTGCGGCCAAGTGCAGGAACCGGAGGAAGGAACTGACCGACTTCCTGCAGGCG GAGACTGACAAACTGGAAGATGAGAAATCCGGGCTGCAGCGAGAGATTGAGGAACTGCAGAAGCAGAAGGAGCGCCTGGAGCTGGTGCTGGAAGCCCACCGACCCATCTGCAAAATCCCCGAAGGAGCCAAGGAGGGGGACACAGGCAGTACCAGTGGCACGAGCAGCCCGCCAGCCCCCTGCCGCCCTGTACCTTGTATCTCCCTTTCCCCAGGGCCTGTGCTTGAACCTGAGGCACTGCACACCCCCACGCTCATGACCACACCCTCCCTAACTCCTTTCACCCCCAGCCTAGTCTTCACCTACCCCAGCACTCCTGAGCCCTGTGCCTCAGCTCATCGCAAGAGTAGCAGCAGCAGCGGAGACCCATCCTCTGACCCCCTTGGCTCTCCAACCCTCCTTGCTTTGTGA